A genome region from Clostridium pasteurianum includes the following:
- the agaB gene encoding PTS galactosamine transporter subunit IIB, whose translation MKPNILLVRIDNRLVHGQVGVTWTSSLGANLLVVVNDEAANNQVQQQLMTMTAESSGVGIRFFTVEKTIRIISKAAPSQKIFMVCKTPDTVRKLVEGGVQLEKVNVGNMHFSEGKRAITKKVYVDDKDLEDLRYIKSKGVDVFIQDTPGDIKHDIE comes from the coding sequence ATGAAACCAAACATTTTGTTAGTACGTATTGATAACAGATTAGTTCATGGTCAGGTAGGTGTAACCTGGACATCATCATTAGGAGCAAACTTACTTGTAGTAGTTAATGACGAGGCAGCAAATAATCAAGTTCAGCAGCAGCTTATGACTATGACAGCAGAAAGCTCAGGAGTTGGCATTAGATTTTTTACTGTAGAAAAAACTATAAGAATCATAAGTAAAGCAGCACCTTCTCAAAAAATATTTATGGTTTGTAAAACTCCTGATACAGTAAGAAAACTTGTAGAAGGTGGAGTACAATTAGAAAAAGTTAATGTTGGAAATATGCATTTTTCAGAGGGGAAAAGAGCTATCACCAAAAAGGTTTACGTAGACGATAAGGACCTGGAAGATTTAAGGTACATAAAATCAAAAGGAGTAGATGTATTTATACAGGATACACCTGGAGATATAAAACATGATATTGAATAA
- the rimI gene encoding ribosomal protein S18-alanine N-acetyltransferase → MTDLTICPLEEKYIDAIISIENLCFPTPWTRKSMESELQNKFAKYVVVKKGNTVIGYGGIWLIVDEGHITNIAVHPEFRGIGVGNIIVESLINLCHEKNVFSMTLEVRASNFIAQNLYKKFGFKENGIRKKYYSDNDEDAIIMWRREVTVF, encoded by the coding sequence ATGACTGATTTAACCATCTGTCCCCTAGAAGAAAAATATATAGATGCAATAATTTCTATAGAAAATCTCTGCTTTCCTACTCCATGGACACGGAAATCTATGGAGAGCGAGCTGCAAAACAAATTTGCAAAATATGTAGTGGTAAAGAAAGGTAATACTGTTATAGGTTACGGAGGAATATGGCTCATAGTTGACGAAGGACACATAACAAATATAGCTGTTCACCCTGAATTTAGAGGAATAGGTGTTGGAAATATAATTGTTGAATCCTTAATTAATTTATGCCATGAAAAAAACGTTTTTTCAATGACCTTAGAGGTTAGAGCTTCAAACTTCATAGCTCAAAATCTCTATAAAAAATTTGGCTTTAAAGAAAATGGCATAAGGAAAAAATATTACAGCGATAATGATGAAGATGCCATTATCATGTGGAGACGAGAAGTAACAGTATTTTAG
- the agaC gene encoding PTS galactosamine transporter subunit IIC: MHSITLIQGILLAIMAMICGFDFWLEGLYIFRPIIVCTLSGLILGDLHTGLVAGALTELAFAGLTPVGGTQPPNPILAGVMTTVIAYTSKIDAKTAIGLALPFSFLMQYIILFYYSAFSVINTKLEKYADEADTKSFARLNIITTLIVGVTYGVLVFLCAYVAQAPMKELVASMPLWLSHGFQIAGSILPAVGFGLLLKVMLKIEFVPCLIIGFVAASFSNFSNLLPVALIGVALAMYEFFNQKNINSRQPVVVNNEKVGDDYSEGI; the protein is encoded by the coding sequence ATGCATAGTATAACACTGATTCAAGGTATTTTATTAGCAATTATGGCAATGATATGTGGATTTGACTTCTGGCTTGAAGGACTATATATATTTAGACCAATAATAGTTTGTACATTATCAGGACTTATTTTAGGAGATCTTCATACAGGACTTGTAGCCGGAGCACTTACAGAGCTTGCATTTGCAGGTTTAACACCAGTAGGAGGAACTCAACCACCAAACCCAATTTTAGCAGGTGTTATGACTACGGTTATAGCATATACATCTAAAATTGATGCTAAAACTGCGATTGGTTTAGCGCTACCATTTAGTTTCCTTATGCAGTATATCATATTATTTTACTATTCAGCTTTTTCAGTTATTAATACAAAATTGGAGAAGTATGCAGATGAAGCTGACACTAAATCTTTTGCAAGACTTAATATAATAACTACATTAATAGTTGGAGTAACATATGGAGTTTTAGTATTCTTATGTGCTTATGTTGCACAGGCACCAATGAAAGAATTAGTAGCAAGCATGCCATTATGGTTGTCACATGGTTTTCAAATTGCAGGAAGTATACTACCAGCTGTTGGATTTGGTCTTCTACTCAAGGTTATGTTAAAGATAGAATTTGTTCCATGCTTAATAATTGGATTTGTAGCAGCATCATTCTCAAATTTTTCAAATCTACTTCCAGTTGCATTAATTGGAGTGGCATTAGCTATGTACGAATTCTTTAATCAAAAAAATATAAATAGTAGACAACCTGTTGTTGTTAATAATGAGAAAGTAGGTGATGATTACAGTGAAGGAATCTAA
- the tsaB gene encoding tRNA (adenosine(37)-N6)-threonylcarbamoyltransferase complex dimerization subunit type 1 TsaB — translation MKVLAIDSATQAATCAVMEDDKLLGEITFNYKKQHSVILMNMIDTMLSTTNVTVKDLDGFVVSKGPGSFTGLRIGMSIVKGLSEGSKKPFVSISSLDALAYNLAYTSGIICPIMDALRDNVYTAIYTFEGDQLKRLTEYDALHITKLLEILKGYNSEVTFIGDGTFKFKGFFKENLENAHFAPAHLNLVKASSLCEIGLNLLKNGTHDDLITSAPIYIRKSQAEREYEKRTGMSIDD, via the coding sequence ATGAAAGTTTTAGCAATTGATTCAGCTACTCAAGCTGCTACATGTGCTGTAATGGAAGATGATAAGCTTTTAGGTGAAATAACCTTTAATTATAAAAAACAACATTCAGTAATACTCATGAATATGATTGATACTATGTTATCTACTACAAATGTTACAGTTAAAGATCTTGATGGCTTTGTTGTATCAAAAGGTCCAGGTTCTTTCACAGGCTTAAGAATAGGAATGTCAATAGTAAAAGGCTTAAGTGAAGGCTCTAAAAAGCCTTTTGTAAGTATATCCTCACTTGATGCCTTAGCTTACAATCTAGCATATACATCTGGAATTATATGTCCAATAATGGATGCTCTTAGAGACAATGTATATACTGCTATTTATACCTTTGAAGGCGATCAGTTAAAAAGGCTTACAGAGTACGATGCTCTACATATTACAAAACTTTTAGAAATTTTAAAGGGCTATAATTCCGAAGTCACATTTATAGGTGATGGAACATTTAAATTCAAGGGATTTTTTAAAGAAAATCTTGAAAATGCTCATTTTGCTCCAGCACATCTTAACTTAGTTAAGGCTTCAAGTTTGTGCGAAATTGGGCTTAATCTTTTAAAGAATGGGACACATGATGACTTAATAACCTCAGCCCCTATTTACATTAGAAAATCACAGGCTGAAAGAGAATATGAAAAGAGAACAGGAATGAGCATAGATGACTGA
- a CDS encoding sigma 54-interacting transcriptional regulator: protein MTNKESILKQLKEISLAIDGEKEYGVTAKNIADILGIQRNIVSHLLNVLNKEGKAIKINTRPVYFIDIDVYKKRKSELTLLGKYLSNKSKDVKDDNRCDAFKKLIGCSGSLKHIVNQCKSAVLYPPKGLPILLIGDSGVGKSFLAQIIYEFAVESECIRKNSNFIIFNCAEYANNPELLSATLFGAVKGAYTGAEKDKVGLIEEADGGMLFLDEIHRLPPEGQEKLFLFLDKGVFRRLGETGKWRNAEVRMIFATTESLKDNFLQTFLRRIPLIVNIPTFKDRPIKEKLQIVQSAYKKEAINIEKDILVSNKVLNVLLKSGSKGNIGGIINAIKLSCASAFENSKQRKIKTLNVKINNLPQNVMENFDGLIVNNSKFSDMMISCSQSSDDEYFNKSSNDIASLISETIEIIKKFKNSEIQYEDYLRNMLKVFNNLVDDIIFNEIDKKRNAVIISSIKKIVENILSYIQVEYGIRCFANSAEILTYIIVYFMEYYDDSEENIDELIDYLKVKNSKDYKVVLKIVEILESNLDISLSRMINVYMLIYVASFNRDAKGDKSNAVIIAHGYSTASSIASVANRMLSEYIFEAIDMPLELSTAEIIAKLNLYIRETEISNGLIILVDMGSLESIYKGIDKEFYGDLAIINNVSTQLALDVGNRILNSEPIEQIAKEAANRNVSKYNYLCLGKSRKNAIITTCLTGIGAARKIKDLMDKCLKDNEVEVIAYDYERLRGNGKEGNIFKQYNVRLIIGTSNPEIDGIPYISIEDFIMKKGDLVLTNALRDVVDIKIIDKINREVVKLFTLENVINYLTILNPNKIIDQVENSIYNLEIGLGFKFTNDLRISLYIHISCMIERLVIKDPIMNYNKSKEFEKYHIHFIKLVKKSFSVIEQFYKVKIPISEIGFIYDSIKNKASDFNL from the coding sequence ATGACTAATAAAGAGAGTATTTTAAAACAGTTAAAGGAAATTTCTCTTGCAATTGATGGTGAAAAGGAATATGGCGTGACTGCAAAAAATATAGCTGATATATTAGGCATTCAGCGAAATATTGTTAGCCACTTGCTCAATGTACTAAATAAAGAAGGAAAGGCTATAAAGATTAATACAAGGCCTGTTTATTTTATTGATATAGATGTGTATAAAAAAAGAAAATCAGAACTTACACTTTTAGGAAAATATTTAAGCAATAAAAGTAAGGATGTAAAAGACGATAATAGATGCGATGCATTTAAGAAGTTAATAGGTTGCAGTGGAAGCTTAAAGCATATAGTCAATCAATGTAAATCAGCGGTTTTATATCCACCTAAAGGTCTTCCAATCCTTCTTATAGGGGATTCAGGGGTTGGAAAAAGTTTTTTAGCTCAAATTATATATGAATTTGCAGTAGAATCTGAGTGTATACGAAAAAACTCTAATTTTATAATATTTAATTGTGCAGAATATGCAAATAATCCAGAGCTTCTTTCAGCAACACTTTTTGGAGCGGTAAAGGGAGCATATACAGGTGCAGAAAAGGATAAAGTTGGACTTATAGAAGAAGCAGATGGTGGTATGCTTTTCTTAGATGAGATTCACAGGTTACCACCTGAAGGACAAGAAAAGTTATTTCTGTTTTTAGATAAAGGAGTTTTTAGAAGACTTGGTGAAACAGGAAAGTGGAGAAATGCAGAAGTAAGGATGATATTTGCTACTACTGAAAGTTTAAAAGATAATTTCCTTCAAACTTTTTTAAGAAGAATTCCTCTAATTGTCAATATCCCTACATTTAAAGATAGACCTATTAAAGAGAAACTTCAAATAGTTCAAAGTGCATATAAGAAGGAAGCTATTAATATAGAGAAAGATATACTTGTAAGTAACAAAGTATTAAACGTATTGCTAAAAAGCGGAAGTAAGGGCAATATAGGTGGCATAATTAATGCAATAAAATTAAGTTGTGCCAGTGCTTTTGAAAATTCTAAGCAAAGAAAAATTAAGACTTTGAATGTAAAGATAAATAATCTGCCTCAAAATGTTATGGAGAATTTTGACGGTTTAATAGTAAATAATTCAAAATTTTCGGATATGATGATATCATGTTCACAAAGTAGTGATGATGAGTATTTTAACAAAAGTTCCAATGATATAGCTAGTTTAATATCGGAGACAATAGAGATAATAAAGAAATTTAAGAACAGCGAAATACAGTATGAGGATTATCTAAGAAATATGCTTAAGGTTTTTAATAATCTGGTAGATGACATTATATTTAATGAAATTGATAAAAAAAGAAATGCTGTTATAATTAGTTCTATTAAAAAAATAGTAGAGAATATCCTTAGTTATATACAAGTTGAATATGGAATAAGATGCTTTGCAAATAGTGCAGAAATATTAACATATATAATAGTTTATTTTATGGAATATTATGATGATAGTGAAGAGAATATAGATGAATTAATAGATTATTTAAAAGTAAAAAATTCAAAAGATTATAAGGTAGTACTAAAAATAGTTGAGATTCTTGAGTCAAATTTAGATATATCTTTAAGCAGGATGATTAATGTATATATGTTAATATATGTAGCATCATTTAATAGAGATGCTAAAGGCGATAAGTCTAATGCTGTTATTATAGCTCATGGATATTCTACAGCAAGCAGTATTGCAAGTGTTGCTAATAGAATGCTTTCTGAATATATCTTTGAAGCTATTGATATGCCTCTTGAATTATCTACAGCTGAGATTATAGCTAAGCTTAATTTATATATAAGAGAAACTGAAATTTCTAATGGTTTAATAATATTAGTAGACATGGGATCACTTGAAAGTATATATAAAGGAATAGACAAAGAGTTTTACGGTGATTTAGCTATAATAAACAATGTATCAACTCAGTTAGCACTTGATGTTGGAAATAGAATATTAAATTCTGAACCAATTGAACAAATTGCAAAAGAAGCAGCTAACCGCAATGTTTCTAAATATAATTATCTTTGTTTGGGTAAAAGTCGAAAAAATGCAATAATAACAACTTGTTTAACTGGCATAGGGGCGGCGCGTAAGATTAAAGATTTGATGGATAAATGTTTAAAGGATAATGAAGTAGAGGTAATTGCGTATGATTATGAAAGGCTTAGGGGAAATGGTAAGGAGGGTAATATATTCAAACAATACAATGTAAGACTTATAATTGGAACGAGCAATCCTGAAATAGATGGGATACCTTATATATCAATAGAAGACTTTATAATGAAAAAGGGAGATTTGGTTTTAACTAATGCTCTAAGGGATGTAGTTGATATTAAAATAATTGATAAAATAAATAGAGAAGTAGTAAAATTATTTACTTTAGAAAATGTAATAAATTATTTAACTATATTGAATCCAAATAAAATAATAGATCAAGTTGAGAATTCAATTTATAACCTTGAAATAGGATTAGGATTTAAGTTTACAAATGATTTGAGAATAAGTTTATATATTCATATATCATGTATGATAGAAAGACTTGTAATAAAAGATCCAATTATGAATTATAATAAATCAAAGGAATTTGAAAAGTATCATATACACTTTATAAAATTAGTGAAAAAGTCCTTTAGTGTAATAGAACAGTTTTATAAAGTTAAGATACCAATATCGGAAATAGGGTTTATTTATGACAGTATTAAAAATAAAGCCAGTGATTTCAATCTTTAG
- the tsaE gene encoding tRNA (adenosine(37)-N6)-threonylcarbamoyltransferase complex ATPase subunit type 1 TsaE codes for MEFILNSVDETFNLGKKLGSLTKPGDVICLTGDLAAGKTHFTKGIAKGLDIDEYITSPTFNIVNEYTGRLKLYHFDVYRVNDPDEIYSIGFDDYIFSDAVSVIEWSNYIESIIPAEHISVDIKKMPDMGDTVRKISITFTGKRYDYVKEIKI; via the coding sequence ATGGAATTTATTTTAAACAGTGTTGATGAAACCTTCAATTTAGGAAAAAAATTAGGTTCTTTAACCAAACCTGGCGATGTAATTTGTCTCACAGGTGACCTTGCTGCGGGCAAAACGCATTTCACAAAAGGAATTGCTAAGGGTCTTGATATTGATGAATACATAACTAGTCCGACTTTTAACATAGTAAATGAATATACTGGAAGACTCAAGTTATATCATTTTGATGTTTATAGAGTAAATGATCCGGACGAAATTTATTCTATAGGTTTTGATGACTACATATTCAGTGATGCTGTAAGTGTTATAGAATGGTCTAATTATATAGAAAGTATAATACCTGCTGAACATATCAGCGTTGATATAAAAAAGATGCCCGATATGGGTGATACCGTAAGAAAAATAAGCATAACTTTCACCGGGAAAAGATACGATTATGTAAAGGAGATTAAAATATGA
- a CDS encoding HD-GYP domain-containing protein, producing MDISFEKTIRAISLALDLAEISSSENLSLGDSISSINLSNHEFYNHSKRTTYIALKLGKFLKLNENSMKLLYISSLLHDIGATNSLSKSHTSSEFIKEHCICGASITHDLPVFNSISSIIRYHHENSNGTGPFHLTSDKIPLESKIIHLSDTIELMYRENIPAYKQRKNIITSIKANSGTIFDKEIGDAFLDISSKEIFWFDMENISFLDFILDNISPDIDTELNLKQFEKFALMIAKIIDSKSSFTAEHSRGISHLAYEVSKYLGYSDEKCLKMKIAGLLHDIGKLAIPSAILDKNGSLTDDEFSIIKSHVYYTKIILDRIEDIKDISYWASSHHEKLNGKGYPMHLTASELSPECRIMGVCDIYQALTEDRPYRKGLSKERAFKILDGMTDDGFICPKAVSQLKSALEKIERINIDL from the coding sequence ATGGACATAAGTTTTGAAAAAACAATACGAGCTATATCTTTAGCGTTAGACCTAGCGGAAATTAGTTCTTCTGAAAACCTGTCTTTAGGCGATAGCATTTCCAGCATAAATCTTTCCAATCATGAGTTTTATAATCACTCAAAACGCACTACTTACATAGCCTTAAAACTTGGGAAATTTCTAAAATTAAATGAAAATTCTATGAAATTACTATATATATCATCCCTACTTCACGACATAGGTGCAACTAATTCATTAAGTAAAAGCCATACCTCAAGTGAATTTATAAAGGAACATTGTATTTGTGGGGCATCAATAACTCATGATTTACCTGTATTTAACAGTATATCTTCCATAATACGCTATCATCACGAAAATTCTAATGGGACAGGACCTTTTCATTTAACTAGCGATAAAATACCTTTGGAAAGTAAGATAATTCACTTATCCGACACAATTGAATTAATGTATAGAGAAAATATCCCTGCTTATAAGCAACGCAAAAATATAATTACATCCATAAAGGCTAATTCAGGTACCATATTCGATAAAGAAATAGGAGATGCTTTTCTAGATATATCATCAAAAGAAATTTTTTGGTTTGATATGGAGAATATATCATTTTTAGATTTCATACTTGATAATATATCTCCTGATATTGATACCGAACTTAACCTAAAACAATTTGAAAAATTTGCTTTAATGATTGCAAAAATAATTGATAGTAAAAGTAGTTTTACAGCTGAACATTCAAGAGGGATATCACATCTTGCTTACGAGGTTTCAAAATACTTAGGATACTCTGATGAAAAATGCCTTAAAATGAAAATAGCTGGTCTTCTTCATGATATAGGAAAACTTGCTATTCCATCAGCAATACTTGATAAAAACGGTTCATTAACTGATGATGAATTTTCTATCATAAAATCTCATGTGTATTACACAAAGATAATTTTGGATAGAATAGAGGATATAAAAGATATAAGTTACTGGGCTTCTTCCCATCACGAAAAATTGAATGGCAAAGGATATCCAATGCATTTAACTGCAAGTGAGTTATCTCCTGAATGCAGAATAATGGGTGTTTGTGATATATATCAAGCTCTAACGGAAGACAGACCCTATCGTAAGGGTTTGAGTAAAGAACGTGCTTTTAAAATACTAGATGGTATGACTGACGATGGATTCATATGTCCAAAAGCTGTTTCTCAATTAAAAAGTGCTTTAGAAAAAATAGAGCGAATTAATATTGATTTGTAA
- a CDS encoding metal ABC transporter substrate-binding protein, which yields MKKFFCFFINVILIVTLVGCGNGERTNVKVPSKTTDGKSSNVSLDIMVSNRMLYNVVKDMSGDRHNVQFMFKDDKTITDFKYTSDSVNNVSKYDIFMYLGADFEPWASDFIGKLNKSSISTVDMSRGTKILDLNNKIKYGDVTIDKNPYYWTDLGSYKTMLVNVKNSLEEKDPKSRDFYEKKFSQNIKKVNDVEKDFKLVNDKLKDYTFVTDDYQFDYFLKYAGVDSISLTEDQMSKPDDKDLDNKLKDKDKLVYIYNDDSKLQTNNAVIQKYKMKTLKFITYDEYSDYVGTMKKNIEAMNELIK from the coding sequence ATGAAAAAGTTTTTTTGTTTTTTTATAAATGTGATTTTAATAGTAACTCTTGTTGGATGTGGAAATGGAGAAAGGACAAATGTAAAGGTTCCTTCTAAAACTACAGATGGTAAGAGTTCTAATGTGAGTTTAGATATAATGGTTAGTAATAGAATGCTTTATAATGTGGTAAAAGATATGTCAGGTGATAGGCATAATGTTCAATTTATGTTTAAGGATGATAAAACCATAACAGATTTTAAATATACTTCAGATAGTGTAAACAATGTATCAAAATATGATATATTCATGTACTTAGGAGCTGATTTTGAACCATGGGCATCAGATTTTATAGGTAAACTTAACAAAAGTAGCATTTCAACCGTGGATATGTCAAGGGGAACTAAGATTTTAGATTTGAATAATAAAATTAAGTATGGAGATGTAACCATAGATAAAAATCCTTATTATTGGACGGATTTAGGCAGTTATAAGACAATGCTTGTAAATGTAAAAAATTCCTTAGAGGAAAAGGATCCTAAGAGTAGAGATTTTTATGAAAAGAAGTTTTCCCAAAATATAAAGAAGGTAAATGATGTAGAAAAGGATTTTAAATTAGTAAATGATAAACTAAAAGATTATACTTTTGTAACAGATGATTATCAGTTCGATTATTTCTTGAAATATGCTGGGGTAGATAGTATTAGTCTTACAGAGGATCAAATGTCTAAACCAGATGATAAAGACCTTGACAACAAGTTAAAGGATAAGGATAAGCTTGTGTACATATATAATGATGATAGTAAGCTCCAGACGAATAATGCAGTAATACAGAAGTATAAAATGAAAACACTTAAATTTATAACTTACGATGAATATTCAGATTATGTAGGAACCATGAAAAAAAATATAGAAGCTATGAATGAGCTCATAAAATAG